Proteins co-encoded in one Streptococcus parauberis NCFD 2020 genomic window:
- the nrdD gene encoding anaerobic ribonucleoside-triphosphate reductase gives MTQEKVLEQPDIRVIKRDGRLVNFDTTKIYSALLKASVEVTKMSPVLEAKLEAISERVIAEIRDRFPNNIKIYEIQNIVEHELLAANEYAIAKEYINYRTQRDFARSQATDINFTIDQLLNKDQSVVNENANKDSDVFNTQRDLTAGIVGKSIGLKMLPPHVANAHQKGDIHYHDLDYSPYTPMTNCCLIDFKGMLANGFKIGNAEVESPKSIQTATAQISQIIANVASSQYGGCTADRIDEFLAPYAELNYKKHMADAEKWVVEDKQEEYAYEKTQKDIYDAMQSLEYEINTLFTSNGQTPFTSLGFGLGTSWFEREIQKAILEIRIKGLGSEHRTAIFPKLIFTVKRGLNLEEDSPNYDIKQLALECATKRMYPDMLSYDKIIDLTGSFKAPMGCRSFLQGWKDENGVEVNSGRMNLGVVTLNLPRIAMESNGDMEKFWELFNERLSIGKDALVYRVGRVKEATPANAPILYQYGAFGKRLDKDGNVDDLFKNRRATISLGYIGLYEVASVFYGGEWEDNQEAKDFTVSIIKAMKDACADWSDEYGYHFSVYSTPSESLTDRFCRLDTEKFGKIENITDKEYYTNSFHYDVRKNPTPFEKLDFEKVYPESGASGGFIHYCEYPVLQQNPKALEAVWDYAYDRVGYLGTNTPIDRCYECQFEGDFEATERGFTCPNCGNNDPKTVDVVKRTCGYLGNPQARPMVHGRHKEITSRVKHMNGSTIKYPGL, from the coding sequence ATGACACAAGAAAAAGTTTTAGAACAGCCAGATATAAGAGTAATTAAACGTGATGGTCGTCTCGTGAATTTTGACACCACTAAAATCTATAGCGCCCTATTAAAGGCAAGTGTGGAAGTGACGAAAATGTCACCAGTACTTGAAGCAAAATTAGAAGCAATATCGGAGCGTGTCATTGCCGAAATCCGCGACCGTTTCCCAAATAATATTAAAATATACGAAATTCAAAATATCGTAGAACATGAATTGTTGGCAGCTAATGAATATGCTATTGCTAAGGAGTACATTAATTACCGTACCCAACGTGATTTTGCGCGCTCTCAAGCAACTGACATTAATTTCACAATTGATCAATTATTGAATAAGGATCAATCTGTAGTTAATGAAAATGCCAATAAGGACAGTGATGTTTTTAATACGCAACGTGATTTAACTGCTGGGATTGTTGGCAAATCAATTGGGTTGAAGATGTTACCACCTCACGTGGCCAATGCCCACCAAAAAGGGGATATTCATTACCATGATTTGGACTATAGTCCTTATACACCAATGACTAATTGCTGTTTAATTGATTTTAAAGGGATGTTAGCCAATGGATTCAAAATTGGTAATGCTGAGGTTGAAAGTCCTAAATCAATTCAAACAGCGACAGCTCAGATTTCCCAAATCATTGCCAACGTTGCTTCTAGTCAGTACGGTGGTTGTACAGCAGATCGCATCGATGAATTTTTAGCCCCATATGCCGAATTGAATTATAAGAAGCATATGGCCGATGCTGAAAAATGGGTTGTTGAAGATAAGCAAGAAGAATATGCTTATGAAAAAACTCAAAAAGACATCTATGATGCAATGCAGTCCCTTGAGTATGAAATCAACACCTTATTTACGTCAAATGGGCAAACACCATTTACGTCACTTGGTTTTGGTTTAGGAACATCATGGTTTGAACGTGAAATTCAAAAAGCGATTTTGGAAATTCGGATCAAAGGTTTGGGTAGTGAACATCGTACAGCAATTTTTCCTAAACTCATTTTTACTGTTAAACGTGGATTGAATTTAGAAGAGGATTCACCAAACTACGATATTAAGCAATTAGCATTGGAATGTGCCACTAAACGCATGTATCCTGATATGTTATCATATGACAAGATTATCGACCTTACAGGCTCATTTAAGGCGCCTATGGGTTGTCGTTCTTTCCTTCAAGGTTGGAAAGATGAAAACGGGGTTGAAGTCAATTCAGGTCGTATGAATTTAGGTGTGGTAACCTTGAATTTACCTCGTATAGCCATGGAATCAAATGGCGACATGGAAAAATTCTGGGAATTATTTAATGAACGCCTATCAATCGGGAAAGATGCTCTTGTTTATAGAGTAGGTCGTGTCAAAGAAGCTACACCAGCTAATGCACCAATTCTTTATCAATATGGTGCCTTTGGCAAACGTCTTGATAAAGATGGTAATGTCGATGATTTATTTAAAAATCGCCGTGCAACAATTTCACTAGGTTATATTGGTCTATATGAAGTTGCTTCTGTCTTTTATGGCGGCGAATGGGAAGATAATCAAGAAGCTAAAGATTTCACGGTTTCAATCATTAAAGCAATGAAAGACGCTTGTGCAGATTGGTCGGATGAGTATGGTTACCACTTCTCAGTTTATTCAACTCCTTCTGAAAGCCTAACTGATCGTTTTTGTCGTCTAGATACAGAAAAATTTGGAAAAATTGAAAACATTACGGATAAAGAATATTACACCAACTCATTCCATTATGATGTTCGTAAAAATCCCACTCCGTTTGAGAAATTAGACTTTGAAAAAGTATATCCAGAATCTGGAGCCTCAGGTGGTTTCATTCATTATTGTGAATACCCAGTATTGCAACAAAATCCAAAAGCTTTAGAAGCTGTATGGGATTATGCTTACGACCGAGTTGGTTATCTTGGTACCAATACTCCGATTGATAGATGCTATGAGTGTCAATTTGAAGGTGATTTTGAAGCTACTGAACGTGGTTTTACTTGTCCTAACTGTGGTAATAATGATCCTAAAACAGTTGACGTTGTTAAAAGAACCTGTGGTTATTTAGGTAATCCACAAGCACGACCAATGGTTCATGGACGTCATAAAGAAATTACATCACGTGTAAAACATATGAATGGCTCAACAATTAAATATCCAGGCCTATAA
- a CDS encoding Gfo/Idh/MocA family protein → MLEIGIVGLGGISQKAYLPYMRQLPNIHWHLSTRNQQVRQEVANLFGSASVYSDLDDLASVKLDGVFIHVATSAHYQIAKVFLEKGIPVYMDKPLTEDYQLSKDLYQMAADNGTFLMAGFNRRFAPRVKEMSTLSNKCKVYVEKNDINRPGQTTFKLFDFFIHPLDTALFLADGELLHGNFIVQREENQICQVAVNVVTSNEIIHVGMNLRSGSRREVIEVQSPEQTYHLENLDELTVFEGTNSHRIGFTSWDTTLYKRGFESIIKEFIEALESKQNPVSPETSLLSHWICDQINKSEMSFGELDVNLPM, encoded by the coding sequence ATGTTGGAAATAGGAATTGTAGGACTAGGTGGGATTTCTCAGAAAGCATATTTACCTTATATGCGTCAATTACCAAATATTCACTGGCATTTATCAACTCGTAACCAACAAGTTAGACAGGAAGTTGCTAATTTATTTGGAAGTGCCTCTGTCTATTCTGACCTTGATGACTTAGCTAGTGTAAAATTGGATGGGGTTTTTATCCATGTTGCAACATCGGCACATTATCAGATTGCTAAAGTTTTCTTAGAAAAAGGCATTCCTGTTTATATGGATAAACCATTGACAGAAGACTATCAATTGAGTAAAGATCTCTATCAGATGGCAGCTGACAATGGGACTTTTCTAATGGCTGGCTTTAATCGACGCTTTGCACCCCGTGTCAAGGAGATGTCAACCTTGTCAAATAAGTGTAAAGTTTATGTTGAGAAGAATGATATTAATAGGCCTGGCCAAACTACATTTAAACTATTTGATTTCTTTATTCATCCACTAGACACAGCTTTATTTCTAGCTGATGGGGAACTCTTACATGGTAATTTTATTGTTCAAAGAGAAGAAAATCAAATCTGTCAAGTTGCAGTAAATGTTGTGACAAGCAATGAAATTATACATGTTGGCATGAATCTTCGCTCAGGTAGTCGCAGAGAAGTCATTGAAGTTCAATCACCAGAGCAGACATATCATCTGGAAAATTTAGATGAACTAACCGTCTTTGAAGGAACCAATAGTCATCGGATAGGATTTACTTCATGGGATACAACGCTTTATAAACGTGGCTTTGAGTCAATTATCAAAGAATTCATAGAGGCGCTCGAAAGCAAACAAAATCCAGTGTCACCTGAGACTAGTCTCTTAAGTCATTGGATTTGTGACCAAATCAATAAGTCAGAAATGAGTTTTGGAGAGTTAGACGTAAATTTACCAATGTAG
- a CDS encoding GNAT family N-acetyltransferase, whose amino-acid sequence MQLRRPDIDDKDSVMEMMAEFEEHDSAHDGGFWSNEEFDYSNWLQQNYDNEVGLNLPPNRVPSIQFVAFDENGNAFGFLSLRLRLNAYLIESGGHIGYSVRPSQRNNGIAKSMLKEGIKVARQKNIQDVLITCHDNNPASRAVIMANFGKLEDIRNHVERYWITLKVR is encoded by the coding sequence ATGCAATTAAGAAGACCTGATATAGATGATAAGGATTCTGTCATGGAAATGATGGCTGAATTTGAAGAACATGATTCTGCACATGATGGTGGTTTTTGGTCAAATGAGGAGTTTGATTATTCAAATTGGTTACAGCAAAACTATGATAATGAAGTGGGATTAAATTTACCCCCAAATAGGGTTCCCTCGATTCAATTTGTAGCCTTTGATGAGAATGGAAATGCATTTGGGTTTCTCAGTTTGAGATTACGTTTAAACGCCTACCTTATAGAATCAGGTGGTCATATTGGTTATTCTGTCAGACCAAGTCAGAGGAATAATGGCATTGCAAAATCGATGTTAAAAGAGGGGATAAAAGTTGCTAGGCAAAAAAATATCCAAGATGTCTTAATAACATGTCATGACAATAATCCGGCTAGTCGAGCAGTTATCATGGCTAATTTTGGTAAATTAGAAGATATCCGTAATCATGTAGAACGGTATTGGATTACTTTAAAAGTGAGGTAA
- the nrdG gene encoding anaerobic ribonucleoside-triphosphate reductase activating protein: MEETTWNTPKAKEWKSEELSQGRVIDYKAFNFVDGEGVRNSLYVSGCMFHCKGCYNAATWSFRAGIPYTNVLEEQIMTDLAQPYVQGLTLLGGEPFLNTSFLLPLIKRIKRELPEKDIWSWTGYTWEEMMQETEDKLEMLSLIDILVDGRFDISKKNLMLQFRGSSNQRIIDVKKSLAQGQVHIWDKLNDGDASFEQVSRDHLL; the protein is encoded by the coding sequence ATGGAAGAAACAACATGGAATACACCTAAAGCTAAAGAATGGAAAAGTGAAGAACTTAGCCAAGGACGAGTGATTGATTATAAAGCTTTTAATTTTGTTGATGGTGAGGGTGTTCGAAATTCTTTGTATGTATCAGGTTGTATGTTTCACTGTAAAGGTTGTTATAATGCTGCCACTTGGTCTTTTAGAGCAGGGATACCCTATACCAACGTATTGGAAGAGCAAATTATGACCGACTTAGCTCAACCTTATGTACAAGGTTTAACGCTCCTTGGCGGGGAACCATTTTTAAATACAAGTTTCTTATTACCACTTATTAAGCGAATTAAAAGAGAATTGCCAGAAAAAGATATTTGGTCCTGGACTGGATATACTTGGGAAGAAATGATGCAAGAGACAGAAGATAAATTAGAGATGCTTTCTTTGATTGATATTCTTGTCGATGGGCGATTTGATATTAGTAAGAAAAATTTAATGCTACAATTTCGTGGCTCTTCAAATCAGCGAATTATTGATGTCAAAAAATCACTGGCCCAAGGACAAGTTCATATATGGGATAAGCTAAATGATGGTGACGCATCTTTTGAGCAAGTCAGTCGGGATCATTTACTTTAA
- the yaaA gene encoding peroxide stress protein YaaA, with protein MLKFLIPTAKEMKVPTESFPPLIPKFSQPIIAMMAELTLEELASVYKIKPEAAQKELNRIREIHQNQALTYPAYKLFNGLMYRYIKRENLSKKEENYLTKRTYITSSLYGIIPMDFPIAEHRLDFQTKIKINGQNLKAYWRPRYDQFLSPEDVYISLLSSEFEDIFSTDKRKLWISITFLEEKDGIPKSHSTISKKARGAFLTAAMEANCQSSSQLKALKFNGFSYFSDLSNADHFVYIKKEA; from the coding sequence ATGTTAAAATTCCTGATTCCAACGGCCAAGGAAATGAAAGTGCCAACAGAAAGTTTTCCACCACTTATCCCCAAGTTCAGCCAGCCAATTATTGCAATGATGGCAGAGCTGACTTTGGAGGAACTTGCCTCAGTTTACAAAATTAAGCCTGAAGCTGCGCAAAAAGAATTAAATCGAATCAGGGAAATCCACCAAAATCAGGCCCTAACTTATCCCGCTTATAAGCTCTTCAATGGCTTAATGTACCGTTATATTAAACGCGAAAACCTCAGTAAAAAAGAGGAAAACTATTTAACCAAACGGACTTATATTACTTCATCTTTATATGGTATTATCCCCATGGATTTCCCAATTGCAGAGCATCGACTTGACTTCCAAACGAAAATAAAAATCAATGGTCAAAATTTAAAAGCTTATTGGCGTCCACGTTACGACCAATTTTTATCACCTGAGGATGTTTATATCTCTTTACTTTCTAGTGAATTTGAGGATATATTCTCCACAGATAAACGAAAACTGTGGATAAGTATCACCTTTTTAGAAGAAAAAGACGGCATCCCCAAAAGCCATTCCACAATTTCCAAAAAAGCTCGAGGCGCATTTTTAACCGCAGCCATGGAAGCAAATTGCCAATCCTCATCACAGTTAAAAGCCTTGAAATTCAATGGTTTCAGCTATTTTTCTGATTTATCTAATGCTGATCATTTTGTTTATATTAAAAAAGAGGCCTAG
- a CDS encoding VOC family protein — MTYTYNSAIRLGMVSLNVKDLTNMTNFYTEIIGLSILSQDDNKSLLTFDGKEAIIELRLVNSDQEATYGLYHTAILVPNRNALGLALRQILVTQAPLDGAADHGYSEAIYISDPEGNGVEIYRDKDVSEWDVKEDGQIIGVTDPMDGQSMLDNLTEIPEVYKLDPATIIGHVHLSVHNALASSQLYQKVFQMGNKMTIPTASWIASGQYHHHLAFNNWGGPSLQKHQESNLGLNYLTIEYSDQIFFDATFKKAQLHGMIVIEKEKNNYLLEDLDGIRTHVTLVK, encoded by the coding sequence ATGACTTACACATACAATTCAGCTATTCGCTTAGGAATGGTCTCACTAAATGTCAAAGACCTGACAAATATGACTAACTTTTACACAGAAATTATTGGCTTATCCATTCTTAGTCAAGACGATAACAAATCATTACTAACTTTTGACGGCAAAGAAGCCATTATTGAACTTCGCTTAGTTAACTCCGACCAAGAAGCAACTTATGGACTTTACCATACTGCCATCTTAGTTCCAAATCGTAATGCTCTCGGCCTTGCCTTACGGCAAATCTTGGTTACACAAGCGCCACTTGATGGTGCCGCAGATCATGGTTACAGTGAAGCCATTTACATTAGCGACCCCGAAGGAAATGGTGTCGAAATCTATCGCGATAAAGATGTTTCCGAATGGGATGTTAAAGAAGATGGGCAAATCATCGGTGTGACAGACCCAATGGATGGTCAAAGTATGCTTGATAACTTAACTGAAATTCCTGAGGTTTACAAGTTAGACCCAGCAACAATAATTGGTCACGTTCATCTTAGTGTCCATAACGCCTTAGCGTCGTCTCAACTTTATCAAAAAGTTTTCCAAATGGGCAACAAAATGACGATTCCAACTGCCTCATGGATCGCCTCAGGGCAGTATCACCACCACCTAGCCTTCAATAATTGGGGTGGACCTAGCTTGCAGAAACATCAAGAGAGCAATCTTGGCCTAAATTACCTAACAATTGAGTATAGTGATCAGATTTTTTTTGATGCGACATTTAAAAAAGCTCAGCTTCATGGCATGATCGTCATTGAAAAAGAAAAGAATAATTATCTTCTTGAAGACTTGGATGGGATAAGAACACACGTTACTTTAGTGAAATAA
- a CDS encoding winged helix-turn-helix transcriptional regulator — protein MSEENTVCPVETTLSLIGDKWKILILRDLLKGTMRFSQLQKSIGKVSQKVLTSQLRDMEAHGLVHREVFAEVPPRVEYSLTETGLSLEPVIDSMLAWGQNYQEKYLTN, from the coding sequence ATGTCAGAAGAAAATACAGTTTGCCCTGTGGAAACTACCTTATCCTTAATTGGGGATAAGTGGAAGATTCTGATCCTCAGGGATTTGTTGAAGGGGACCATGCGTTTTAGTCAGTTGCAAAAATCAATTGGCAAGGTCAGTCAAAAAGTTTTAACCAGTCAATTACGTGATATGGAAGCCCATGGTCTAGTTCACCGTGAAGTCTTTGCAGAAGTTCCACCTCGTGTTGAATATTCACTGACTGAAACGGGCCTTAGTCTAGAACCGGTCATCGATTCAATGCTAGCTTGGGGGCAAAACTACCAAGAAAAATATCTGACTAACTAA
- the treR gene encoding trehalose operon repressor: protein MKKYERIFKDLEEKIAKEIYAIDDFLPTEIELCKEYDASRDTIRKSLNLLAKAGLVKSQQGRGTQVIKHHQILFPISELTSYHELVSYFNMDSKTNVIAIDKLIVDKYVSKLTGFKENTIIWRITRQRVVDGVASVLDIDYLNKDIVPTISREIAEVSLYQYLEKELHLPIDFALKEVTIDQINDRDKILLDLGSDKHVVSVKSKVYLSNNEQFQFTESRHKLEKFKFVDFARRNPK, encoded by the coding sequence ATGAAAAAATATGAACGCATTTTCAAAGATTTAGAAGAAAAAATTGCCAAAGAAATTTATGCTATTGATGACTTTTTACCAACTGAAATTGAACTCTGTAAAGAGTATGATGCAAGTAGAGATACTATTCGTAAGTCACTGAACCTTCTAGCGAAAGCTGGACTAGTTAAAAGCCAACAAGGTCGTGGAACTCAAGTCATCAAACACCATCAAATATTATTCCCCATTTCTGAATTAACGAGTTATCATGAGTTAGTTTCCTACTTCAATATGGATTCGAAAACAAATGTTATTGCTATTGATAAATTAATTGTAGACAAATATGTTTCAAAATTAACTGGCTTCAAAGAAAATACAATTATCTGGCGAATCACCCGTCAGCGTGTTGTTGATGGCGTTGCCTCAGTTTTAGACATTGATTACTTGAATAAGGATATAGTCCCTACAATCTCAAGAGAAATTGCTGAAGTATCACTTTATCAATATTTGGAGAAAGAACTCCACTTACCAATTGATTTTGCCTTAAAAGAAGTTACAATTGACCAAATCAATGATCGGGATAAAATTTTACTAGATTTAGGATCTGACAAACATGTTGTCTCTGTGAAATCAAAAGTCTATTTGTCAAATAATGAACAATTCCAATTTACAGAAAGCCGGCATAAATTAGAAAAATTCAAATTTGTTGACTTTGCCAGACGAAATCCAAAATAA
- the treP gene encoding PTS system trehalose-specific EIIBC component, which translates to MGKFENEAKTLLSAIGGKENIKAVTHCATRMRFVLNDNSKANVKEIEKISAVKGTFTNAGQFQVIIGNDVPIFYNDFTAVSGVEGVSKEVAKSAAKSNQNVFQRVMTMLAEIFTPIIPAIIVGGLILGFRNVIDSVPWSFLDGKTIVEVSKFWAGVDSFLWLPGEAIFHFLPVGITWSVTRKMGTTQILGIVLGICLVSPQLLNAYAVASTPASEIAKNWVWDFGSFTINRIGYQAQVIPALLAGLTLAYLEIFWRKRIPEVVSMIFVPFLSLVPAIILAHTVLGPLGWTIGKGISFVVLAGLTGPVKWLFGAIFGALYAPLVITGLHHMTNAIDTQLIADTATHTTGLWPMIALSNIAQGSAVFAYYLMNRHNEREAEVSVAATISAYLGVTEPALFGVNLKYVYPFVAGMIGSGVAGLLATTMNVQANSIGVGGLPGFMAIHVKSMIPFFICMAVAIAIPMFLTFFFRKSNIMTKAEDEAIADRLADSAVAAPVATEATSTVATSGSKVEMVSPLTGQVKPLSEAVDSVFAQAVMGQGVLIQPTEGELVSPVDGQVSVLFPTKHAVGLVSTDGVEILMHIGMDTVNLDGQGFTAHVNQGDIVKAGDKLISFDMEAIKAAGYPTETPFVVTNQDAYDVTVDATLPSEISRKQPLMTAVKK; encoded by the coding sequence ATGGGAAAATTTGAAAATGAAGCTAAGACACTTCTTTCTGCCATAGGCGGTAAAGAAAACATCAAAGCTGTTACACACTGCGCAACCCGCATGCGTTTTGTTTTGAATGACAATAGCAAAGCTAATGTCAAAGAAATTGAAAAAATTTCTGCTGTAAAAGGAACTTTTACAAATGCTGGTCAATTCCAGGTTATCATTGGTAATGATGTTCCAATTTTTTATAATGATTTTACAGCTGTTTCTGGTGTAGAAGGCGTTTCGAAAGAAGTTGCTAAATCGGCAGCCAAAAGTAATCAAAATGTATTCCAACGTGTTATGACAATGTTGGCTGAAATTTTCACACCAATTATTCCAGCTATTATCGTTGGGGGTCTTATTTTAGGATTCCGTAACGTTATTGATAGTGTTCCATGGAGTTTCCTTGATGGGAAAACAATTGTAGAAGTTTCAAAATTCTGGGCTGGTGTTGATTCATTCTTATGGTTACCAGGGGAAGCAATTTTCCACTTCTTACCAGTAGGTATCACTTGGTCGGTAACTCGTAAAATGGGGACAACTCAAATCTTAGGTATCGTTCTAGGTATCTGTTTGGTTTCTCCACAATTACTTAATGCCTATGCAGTTGCAAGCACTCCAGCTTCTGAAATTGCTAAAAACTGGGTATGGGATTTTGGATCGTTCACAATTAACCGTATTGGTTATCAAGCTCAAGTTATTCCAGCTTTACTTGCCGGTTTAACATTAGCTTATCTTGAAATTTTCTGGCGTAAACGTATTCCAGAAGTAGTTTCTATGATTTTTGTACCATTCTTATCATTAGTTCCAGCAATTATCTTAGCCCATACGGTTTTAGGTCCTTTAGGTTGGACAATTGGTAAAGGTATCTCATTTGTAGTACTTGCTGGTTTAACTGGTCCAGTGAAATGGTTGTTCGGTGCTATCTTCGGTGCTTTATATGCGCCACTTGTTATCACTGGTTTGCACCATATGACAAATGCCATTGATACTCAATTGATTGCAGATACTGCAACTCATACAACAGGTCTATGGCCAATGATTGCACTTTCAAATATTGCACAAGGTTCTGCTGTATTTGCTTACTACTTAATGAACCGTCATAATGAGCGCGAAGCAGAAGTTTCTGTAGCAGCTACAATCTCAGCTTACCTAGGTGTAACTGAACCTGCATTATTTGGGGTTAACTTGAAATATGTTTATCCATTTGTTGCTGGTATGATTGGTTCTGGTGTTGCTGGCTTACTTGCAACAACAATGAACGTTCAAGCTAACTCTATTGGTGTTGGTGGACTTCCAGGTTTCATGGCAATCCACGTTAAATCAATGATTCCATTCTTTATCTGTATGGCAGTTGCTATTGCAATTCCAATGTTCTTAACTTTCTTTTTCCGTAAATCAAACATCATGACTAAAGCTGAAGATGAAGCAATTGCTGATCGTTTAGCTGATTCAGCAGTAGCGGCTCCTGTTGCTACTGAAGCGACATCAACTGTTGCTACTTCAGGTTCTAAAGTTGAAATGGTTAGCCCACTTACAGGTCAAGTAAAACCTTTAAGTGAAGCTGTTGACTCAGTATTTGCACAAGCAGTAATGGGACAAGGTGTTCTGATCCAACCAACCGAAGGTGAATTAGTTTCACCAGTTGATGGACAAGTGTCAGTATTGTTCCCAACTAAACATGCTGTAGGACTTGTTTCTACTGATGGCGTTGAAATTTTAATGCATATTGGTATGGATACCGTTAACCTAGATGGCCAAGGCTTCACAGCCCACGTTAACCAAGGTGATATTGTTAAAGCTGGCGACAAATTAATTTCATTTGATATGGAAGCAATTAAAGCTGCTGGATATCCAACTGAAACACCATTTGTTGTCACAAATCAAGATGCTTACGATGTTACTGTAGATGCTACTTTGCCATCTGAGATTTCTCGTAAACAACCATTAATGACTGCTGTTAAAAAATAA
- the treC gene encoding alpha,alpha-phosphotrehalase codes for MAIDKRKVVYQIYPKSYKDTDGSGVGDLRGIIEKIPYLRELGIDMVWLNPFYPSPQRDNGYDVADYTAVNPDFGTMEDFEELIRVGQENKIDFMLDMVLNHCSTEHEWFQKALAGDKYYQDFFILRDQPTDWLSKFGGNAWAPFGDTGKYYLHLFDVTQADLNWRNPNVREELFKVVNFWKDKGVKGFRFDVINLIGKDEVLEDCAINDGKPAYTDRPITHEYLKMMNNASFGKDDSFMTVGEMSATTIENCILYTAPEREELSMAFNFHHLKVDYKDGQKWTLMDFDFITLRDLFHSWGEGMSVGNGWNALFYNNHDQPRALNRFVDIQNFREEGATMLAASIHLSRGTPYIYMGEEIGMVDPDYDTMTDYVDIESLNAYQMLLDEGKTEEEAFTIISAKSRDNSRTPMQWDASKNAGFTTGIPWLKAGKTYKEINVEAEKNGKIFPFYQKLIQLRKEMPLISEGDYKAALKDSERIYAFERELDGQKLLVLNNFYSDQAQVELPIEYQNGRVLISNYEVDLVGTNLTLEAYQTIAILAK; via the coding sequence ATGGCTATTGACAAAAGAAAAGTTGTCTATCAAATTTATCCAAAATCATATAAAGATACTGATGGAAGTGGCGTAGGTGATTTACGTGGCATTATTGAAAAAATTCCTTATTTGCGTGAATTAGGAATTGACATGGTTTGGCTAAATCCCTTTTATCCAAGTCCACAACGAGATAATGGTTACGATGTAGCAGATTACACTGCTGTAAACCCTGATTTTGGAACTATGGAAGATTTTGAAGAACTAATCCGAGTTGGTCAGGAAAATAAGATTGACTTTATGTTAGATATGGTGTTAAACCATTGTTCTACGGAACACGAGTGGTTCCAAAAAGCATTAGCTGGTGATAAATACTATCAAGATTTCTTCATTTTAAGAGATCAACCAACAGATTGGTTATCAAAATTTGGTGGTAATGCATGGGCACCGTTTGGTGATACTGGCAAATATTATCTTCATTTATTTGATGTGACACAGGCTGACTTGAATTGGAGAAATCCTAATGTTCGCGAAGAACTCTTTAAAGTTGTTAATTTCTGGAAAGATAAAGGCGTAAAAGGTTTCCGTTTTGATGTTATTAACTTGATTGGTAAAGATGAAGTCTTAGAAGATTGTGCTATCAATGATGGTAAACCTGCTTACACTGACCGACCAATTACGCACGAATACCTAAAGATGATGAATAATGCCAGCTTTGGTAAAGATGATTCATTTATGACAGTTGGTGAAATGTCTGCAACGACTATTGAAAATTGTATTCTTTATACAGCTCCTGAACGGGAAGAATTATCAATGGCATTTAATTTCCACCATTTAAAAGTTGACTACAAAGATGGTCAAAAATGGACCTTAATGGATTTTGATTTTATTACCTTGCGTGACCTTTTCCATTCTTGGGGTGAAGGAATGAGTGTTGGTAATGGTTGGAATGCTTTATTCTACAATAACCATGACCAACCACGTGCATTGAATCGTTTTGTAGATATCCAAAACTTCCGTGAGGAAGGTGCGACAATGCTTGCTGCTTCAATTCACTTATCACGTGGAACACCTTATATTTATATGGGTGAAGAAATTGGTATGGTTGATCCTGATTATGATACCATGACTGACTACGTTGATATTGAAAGTTTAAATGCCTATCAAATGCTTCTAGATGAAGGTAAGACTGAAGAAGAAGCTTTTACAATTATTAGTGCAAAATCTCGGGACAATTCACGTACACCAATGCAATGGGATGCCAGTAAAAATGCTGGATTTACTACTGGAATTCCATGGCTCAAAGCAGGTAAGACTTACAAAGAAATTAATGTTGAAGCAGAGAAGAATGGAAAGATTTTCCCATTCTATCAAAAATTAATTCAATTACGTAAAGAAATGCCATTAATCTCTGAGGGAGATTATAAAGCAGCTCTCAAAGATAGTGAGCGCATTTATGCCTTTGAACGTGAGTTGGATGGACAAAAATTATTAGTCCTAAATAATTTCTATTCTGATCAAGCTCAAGTTGAACTGCCAATTGAGTATCAAAATGGACGAGTGTTAATTAGTAATTATGAGGTCGACTTAGTTGGTACAAATCTAACTTTAGAAGCTTATCAAACAATTGCAATTCTCGCTAAATAA